A genome region from Tenrec ecaudatus isolate mTenEca1 chromosome 13, mTenEca1.hap1, whole genome shotgun sequence includes the following:
- the LOC142424627 gene encoding translationally-controlled tumor protein-like, whose amino-acid sequence MIIYRDLISHDEMFSDIYKIREIADGLCLEVEGKMVSRTEGAIDDALIGGNASAEGPDGDAAESTVVTGVDIVMNHHLQETSFTKEAYKKYIKDYMKSIKGKLEEQKPERVKPFMTGAAEQIKNVLANFKNYQFFIGENMNPDGMVALLDYREDGVTPYMIFFKDGLEMEKC is encoded by the coding sequence ATGATCATCTACCGGGACCTCATCAGCCATGATGAGATGTTCTCCGACATCTACAAGATCCGGGAGATCGCAGacgggctgtgtctggaagtggaggggAAGATGGTCAGTAGGACCGAAGGTGCCATCGATGACGCCCTCATTGGGGGTAATGCCTCAGCTGAAGGCCCCGATGGTGATGCAGCAGAAAGCACAGTGGTCACTGGTGTTGATATTgtcatgaaccatcacttgcaggaaaccagcttcacaaaagaagcctacaagaagtacatcaaagactacatgaaatcaatcaaaggcaaacttgaagaacagaaaccagaaagagtaaagccttttatgacaggtgctgcagaacaaatcaagaacgtccttgcaaatttcaaaaactaccagttctttattggtgagaacatgaatccagatggcatggttgctctgctggactACCGTGAAGATGGTGTCACCCCATATATGATCTTCTTTAAGGATGGCTTAGAGATGGAGAAATGTTAA